From the Lactuca sativa cultivar Salinas chromosome 9, Lsat_Salinas_v11, whole genome shotgun sequence genome, the window gaagaccataattgtcgtactttgacatctacaaaacgggagaaaacgaattcgagttagttgatttattgagtccttagtaaatcacccaaatgatatactaaggctgggacccaacacaatattccacaactcgggagagggatgtcgtaaccctaattgcagaacatttgaaggtaagtgaaagacgattcactaattttccaccatgaaaaacgaaaaatagattaagttttaaatgtattgaaaactcctaaattctatgagattcattgaacttttcaatggcatgtttaaatctcgatatgcccctctagtttgtgactgggatgccgaggatcacaaagcgggtgtgaataaccatacaaatctacatggtgccctcacatgttacgatcacctatttgatgtgccggtaaaccacacacgctccaccgaactatgacaaacattgagtcaccctttgctacctttgctgaGAACCATTTAGtataccggttaaccacacacgctccactaacgtcttcgcaagggcacaaagtgtaatttcatggaattgcatcaattcacttttgcctaaagtaactaagattgggaattttatgaaaacatttagttacttttatacttcattatacttataatggaaggtatctgtcctatcctaccctttcggctaacgaccctccactagtcaagagtgcggtgggtaagagtggatacccattcaatcaccattttataggcaatttccttaaacaccccttatagaccagcttcgtgaatgaggcctactaacggtaagacttgacactttactcatacatatataatattagacttttaatgttatatatagtatagggtgtattttacacttttaaaatactaggtgttctaatttaatgattatacttttaatttaattaaattgtaaaccaaaactttatggatttattaaatctcttttaattatacaccttaattaattaataaaaccataagggtgtgatttgaacttttcaaacctatactagggttttagaatttaacatttctaaattaaacttttaatcaccttttaaattccaaaacttgagggtaagttttgaaacatttcaaaacattagggtttagaatttaaatatttcaaaatcaaactttttaatcaaaattcaaattccaaaacttgagggcaagttttgaaacctttcaaaacattagggttttaactatttaaatttcaaaacaaaactattaagttcaaatttaaactataaaacctaaaggggaaaaattaaaacttttttcacaagataattcaaatctaaattacaaataatcaaactttatctaataaaacaagtgattatctaaattttgacaattatcttttatttaggtaaggataatcaccaaatattgataaaattcggattttataacaaaaacatatttatggtaattatccaaagccaaaacaggaagaaaatcgcgaaaacgAGCTGTCAGACGATTTGACTCATCGAGTCtagacctggactcgtcgagtacagctgactcggcgagtgcactaagtgactcggcgagtcaaacactcagaagccaaaaaattcgattttcagtgctgatttcgatcaaatatgcatcaatacaatagaaaccaatctaggctctgataccactgatgggttttagccataagaacatcctatgtgctcatacaaaccctaatgtttggatctaggtttctctattgtacatgcaattcatccaagactataaacgctagatctaatcaatatataatatgaattagggtttagatcataccttgattgttatgtagcaataacaatctcaaatccttcttgtattgactttagaaagcttagagtcacaaatgtcactcctctaatggttcacaaacaccaagagcaagaggatgaagaggagaagagaaggaggctgcccaaaacgtgtggaaaccctaaccaattagtttgccacgtttttgaggcttaagggtactatatatacatgtaggctattagggttttcaactaggaaaccctaatttcgatgcttaggccctaagcaacccatggactctttccttaaggcctttggacgatttctaatgggtttccccatagaattcatccaacctaatATAATAAGGTTATcaatagcccaattgcaattatcttataattacaattccagtcccttaagtttaattaatctcttttagtcacaaacttaattcttattaattcttgactaatattaattaaacaatatgatttctcctttaatatattattctcataatatattaataaatcataattaatcatttatctccataattcatcctatcaagttgctttggtgaagacaacccaaaaggaccatgcaccattgggtcaagtacataccaaaatagttatggacttagacactaatccaacactacccCTACTCATTTCCCAGCAAAACCACGTCCAAATGAGCTGGAAAACTCTCTCTCGCTCTTCACTTCACTCATTTTCCTCATTTCCTCCAAGTATCAAACATCGTTTTTCTCTCAAATCCTCTCACTCCAATTTCGAGATTTAAGGGTTGATCATCAAACTTTCTCTCATTTTTGGTAAGTTTCATCATTCTCCTTATGGTTATTACATTCCCTCTTACTCAAAATCATatattgcttacacaaacatcatcacattcatgttagatcttcgaatcttcaagtgatccttcaagtgttcttgagttgaacacttctcatcttcaacattcacccactgaaatcactcaaggtgagttcatacccctatattttcatgttttattaagttttaaaggggtagaatacaagtcaaaacaccaagaacaccactaAGTTCTTCTaatagctttcatcagaaaagttgggctccattcacggactgttttgatcaacttaaacattttagttttcaaaaatgttttagttGAAAGTAGTTCCAGctcttatctttaaaatgactacttgcacatctccacatgatttttctacgatttatggtgatttttacaaaactgtctatcatttcaagaaccaatctggaccagtctgtgattatggacgttTTCACTCAGGTtggagaccactaaaaatcatgagaaaatttgtggagaaactagactcattttccaaactctcagaatttacggattcttatttggacctttaatgatttttctacaaattttccaagaaCAGTGATAGAAAAAGTTATCaccagaaaaatgctatcaatttcaattcaccttgtaacatgttgagcaaggtgtatatctttgtgtaattatatgttattgcaatgTATGACATTTTGGTCTtagtatatagacatacatcagttaaGAAATGAAGTTTTCTAGAtaaagcatagaaataacaatttgttataatcaaagtacatccattacatacaaatatttgaataaactatgttaagtatagtttacgtACATTACCactactacccttgttttgataaactataataggtatagtttatgatacatcacataacatactcatacaaaagggtacatttatacaaaaagggatttttcattacattacacgtGAATTCGTTAGtgacttttgtgagacattcgctttaCTTTTCCAataagtcatgtattgtaaccagagtctcctggagggagagcgtgatagttgtatatagatctatattgtgtctgacaaacccacacccgagctgcttgcaacagctagaccggcaggtatgaggtgacaaatgtcatatcagttccgatgcctgaagaacgtcgtttcaggctaactaggtcatagcatggttataatagctgacattaagtattaacaaacatagaatttacggGGAACTCATTGAAATCAAACGAGTTTATGTAGATTTAAACTTGCATTGTTTTATTATAAGTATAACAAATTACTTGTACACTTTGGTCTTTGAGTCGGATAAGTTTTCCAGATTAAAGTAGAGTTTGAGTGAAATAGCTTCATTCCTTTTTaattacacgtaaagttagcaactttacgtgctcAGATGGtcccaggagcttagatctacgagTTAGATGCTCTGGTAACGATTGGGATCGATTGTATGAGATCTGCacgctaggactcggcgagttgttcttcgaactcgacgagtcgaatcgCGAGTCCCCCATCTTTCTTCGTTAGTGAGTTCAGGGTGAATCAGTGAGTGGGGAAGGGGACTCGGTAAGTTAAAGTTGGAGTTAGTAATGGAGGGACCCGGAGAGTCtgcgccctgactcggcgagtccggtcaactggaagttgaatttgactagggagttgactttgacctggggtaaaacagtcattttaccctgagggcaTTTACGCGTACCTGATGTAGTGTTtttgggatttgtagccggacagttccggagcagcagtcagccacttttagagttagcatctcagcagccagcattacaaggtgagtttccttccaataggaacgggtctacggccacaatgctggcccgtttagttagcagtagtttcggatcttggtctgatgcagtagttagattgcttgatgtctttttgattcaagtatgtttgtgttatgtgttccagacttcggtccgatgcagtatgcagtatatatgCTTatactagttgatatgtttatgtcatgctatgttatgctcagtcagtttccagacttcggtccgatgcaggggacaaggtcctagtcagttccggatttcggtctgatgcagttagttccggacttcggcccgatgcaggggacaaggtctcagttagttctggacttcggtccgatgtagtttccagacttcggtccgatgcagagggcaaggccctggttagttccggacttcagtccgatgcagtttccgaacttcggtctgatgcagtgggcaaggcccaatatgtgtttatattttgttgtatggtatgtggttgtttgggggagctcactaagcttcgtgcttacagttttcagttttggtttcaggtacttccgctagtaaagggaagagctcgggttgatgacatcgcacacaccacaacttcagtttcttttatcctgggagtttgtttCAGATACTATGATATGTTGATACAGTTTTCTTGTCATaacacatctattataactttttgGGATTTGTGACGTATGGTTTCATTATATATTATGGATGATTGTTAGCTTTTAGcactatttaaacaaaaaaatttgggtcgtattttggttCGTTACACTTTGGCATGTTCTTCTTAGTGAACCATTTAGCATAACCAAGGGGGTGGAGTAGCAAATTGGGAGCAAGGGTAATGGCGAGGCTTAATGCCTCCCACTCCCTTTAGTCTCACAAATGAATAATATTACTTATAATATGTTGTCAGATATCTACTTTAGAAAATTATACAAGTAATTATGAACATAGGTTAGGTTGAATCGAAATTTACTAaatcttaaattttttttatgattgAAAATGCATGTACGGTGTATTTGTGTGTTTGGATGAgaccatctatatatatatatatatatatatatatatatatatatatatatatatatatatatatatatatatatatatatatatatatatatatatatatatatatatatatatatatatatatatatatatatatatatatatatatatatatatatattgaaattttaCAAGGATATAGAAATAGATGAAATTCTCCCCGTTTTAAAATAAACAATAATTTCTTATTTAACACTAAGTCCATACAATTTCATGATAAAAATAGTCATTTAAATGGTTATTATACCAAAAACGAAACAATATTTTTCAAACACAATATTTCTATAGATTTCAGAAGTTTCTTTGGAATCTGTGTTTGATTCCTTGAGTGCATTTGTCATCCTACAATTCGGTTTCGCAAACAAGTCTTATTCAGTCTTTTTCTGGACCTGACCCTGTCTACCTTTTGAAATCGGTTCAAGTCATCCAAATGTTCACCTATAAAAAGTAACTGCTTATGTGCCAGTTTTGAAAATGAATATAGTTGTATTGATGTGGAGCACAATTGCAATAACTAAGGTAAGTACCACATGAAAATAAAAAATCGCTCACATATTCACAACACAAAACTGATTTCCTTTCATTTAAAGATACACACACACATGTATCTCCTTAATTACAACACCACAACCTGAAATCCCTAGTAATGTCTCCAACTTTCTCATACCATCCAAAcattaacaacaacaatcctcagAGGGATTTTcttattccaaaaaaaaaatacaaaaaacaaaaacatatccTTGAATTTATTCCCCATTTTAACGAACAGTATGTCCACCATCATAATTCCACCCACGAAGCGAAACACGCGGCGTCACACCTTCCGGAACTTCAAAAGAAATATTAACCGTCATCTCCTCTTCAGGAACCAACGAAAAATAATTATCCGAATAATGAACCGGTAAAATCCTCTTATCTCCCTTTTTCTCAAAACCCTTCCCGGACCCACGAACcgaaaaattaagaaaaaaagccACTCCAACCCCCGAACCATTTACTTCCGACACTCTAACACCATCATCATCTTCTTTCAATAAACCATAAACCTTCTTAAACAAACcaatttccttttcctttttcttATTCTTATTCTTATTCTTATCCACCTCATCAAAATCACAATCGAAATTTGTTTCCATGAATTTGTTTTTGTCAAGTAAAGTTACAGGGTCGGGTTTCTTAGATTTGTTCTTTACTTTTACACGGACGTTATAGGTTGACCCGCTAATGGAAATGTCAGAAGTCAACTTAAGGGGTATTTTCGTCTTTTTGTATGGTTCCAAGAGTTTGTAATCACCGGTGGTGTTGGGTAGGTGTAGCCAGTAGAAGTTACGTGAGATTATATGGGAATTTGATGTGTCGTAGAGTTTGAGGAGAAGAAAGTAAACGGGTTTagggtttttggattttgggtatgTCATTTCGAATAGAGATACGGTTTTTTTCGAAGGGATTGAAAGGGTTTCGGATACTTTATAGTAAGGACATGTTCCTTCAAGGTCCCACACGGATACCTCGATTGCCACATCAGCAAGTTCCTCAGATGTAGTGTTCACCACCTAGAttaaatgaaaacaaacaaaGAGTATTTGATCAAAATCTCTAAGTTATGAATTGATAGAAATTAAGGATATTTAATTTACCTCTATGAAGTAAGTTGCGAGGTTTAATTGGACATGTATCGGCTCTGCAGCATGACGACAGCCATAAAATCCGGCTGTTTGGTCatgaagatgatcataaaactgaCCTCGCAAACCCGTCCATGGATTTTGAGTTTTCCATATCAAAACACCTGTGTATTTACTCCACATACGCGATGTCCATCCTTCTAATAACGCTCTGTATTGAACATAGTTCACCAATTGAGCCTGTAACACATTTCAAACACACAGTATCactaacaataacaataacaataacaataagaCAATGGTATACCTTGAGACAAAAGTCATCAAGATCTTTGGGTTTCCCATACATCAATATCTGATCATGTACTTTTCCTGGTTTGGAGTAAGGAATGTATTTATGATACACCCAAATAGGATTCGCCACTTCCTCAACATAACCACTTTCCAACTCATTAAACAATGGAATCACCCATCCTTCCTCAGGCATAGTCGCCCTAATAGTATCCGCAACTGGCATCCCCACATTCCCAACCTCAGGATTAAACCCGTAGTTATAAAACTCATCTTTAAAAAAATCCTCAGGGTTTTGAATCTCGTAAGGTCCATCGGTCCAACCCCCGTTGCTATCCGCAAACCCTTCCCATAATGACCCTTTTATGTAAACCCGTGTTCCATCTAGATATTGACTTGGGTCCATCAAAGTGAGGGTAGTTTCGTCTTTTGATGTTGTGGAagtggaattggaattggaattggattTGAGATAGAATGGATGGAGTTTTAGGTCGGTTGTTAAGGCGGTGTTGATGTCGTCGGGTGGGGTTTGTTCGTTTCCTCCGACCCAGAGAGCCAGACTGGGGTGGTTTCTTAGAAGCTTGACGGTGTCGCGTGCGCATAATAAGAAAAGGTCGTGGTCTAGTGGGCCGTCAGGGTTTGAGACTGGGTCCCCTCTCCCGTCTACGTCTCCGGTGATCCAAAACTCTTGCCAGACCTAAAATGTTGTTAATTTGTttgttatagcattctactttcatttaTTCCTATTATAGCATTGTAGTTTGAATATTGAATAGTATTAATCCAAATATGGAGTAATACTATTCATTTGCACTTAAATGGAGTGGGACTTTTAGTTGTCAATTATAGTCCCTCACATTTTAGGTTTATACATTTCTACTTTCTAGTTTATTTTAATCAACTAAATAATTAATCACAAATACAAAGTTCaatatttatgtatcaaattcacATAAaactttaaatacgttttaaaaattaaaatatgggAACATATTTTATACAgacaatttatttttgttataatataatttataaaactaTTGTAGCAATACAATTATCGTACTTTAGAAAATCCACCTAACTATAGCAATGTTATCATACTACAAAGAAATTTTCACtactataattgggtagatttgtCAAAGCATAATCTCCTAATAAGAAACAATGCTATAATTAGGTAAATTTgtcaaagtagaatgctataaaacaTACAAAATTGGAGTTTCGACGCTTGTTTTATTATAGTTTTAGCCTAACGCAACTAATTTGAGATGAGTAGTtgcttaattgactaaaatacccttgacACTTTATTTTTAGACCAGACCACCCTAAAAAGGTTGAAAAGAGAGGATGAGGAGAGTTACCAGCAAACCATAAATATCACAATAGTGATAAAAATCAGGTCTTTCAGCCAATCCACCACCCCAACACCTTAACATGTTAAAGTTCATATCTGCATGAAACTTGATGTCTGTTTCATAACGCTTCTTTGAAAGCCTAAGCAAACCATCAGAAAGAatccaatttccaccacgaataAATATAGGCTCTCCATTCACCTTAAACAGCCTGAAAAGATAACCAAAAAgggggctaaatgcaagaaataggaaTGTAATTCCATTTATTAATGTATTGTTCCAAAAAAATATATCTTATTAAAgcattatataaattatatatatacctTCCACCAGTGACACTATCAATTTCACTATGAATTTTTCGGAACCCAAAATGATTAGTCCATGAATCAGACTCTCCATAACCATCAACTTCAACACCAATTTCAACATTGTAAAGAGATTGCTTTCCCATGCCATTTGGCCACCATAAATTTGGTTTGTATAAAAACATCTGAAACCAAAAATCATCAGCATCACCATGTTAGATAATAGGAATTaaacatttcattttatttttccaCATACTTTATTTAGTGTGCAGTGTGGTTATCAGGTTTTTTTGTTGCTCAAATTCATAGTAAAATAATTTTAGGGATTAAAAAAATGTGAGAAATTAAGAAGTTGACTTGACCTGAGGAAATGTATATTGGATGTTGGATTGAGCAGGGATTGACAAATTTTGTGTCTGAAGATGTTCAACCAAATTAGTATTTCCATCGAGTTCAGTTGACACTAGAATTTTCAAGGAACAGTTTGCTGACATGGCACTTTTGTTTACTAATTCTGCAGTAGCATGAAGATAAACCCTCTTGTAGCCATCAAAGAATGATGAAACCAAATGAGGATCTACTATTTTTACAGGCTGCAATGGTGTAAATGGAAAGTATAAACAAGGATTAAATATTAGATTCAAATCATAATCTATATAGGATTTCCAAAAATCTTAACTGAATTTACAAAAGAATTTCTAATTCAAATGTATTATAACTTTATAAGTGAGTGtgagtctatagaagagatagaaATTGGCCAATAAAAAAATTAAGCATTTAATCAAGGACTCACCCCAGTAACAGTGATGGATACCTCATCCCAAATGCCAGTGTTCCTATccctacaaaaataaaaaaataaaaaaataaacacacacacacacatgattgaAGAGTATAGGACTATAGGTGCTATTTTATTTATTGCATTCAATATAGCattcctactttcatttctttctattacaacattgtactctACTTCCATTTTTGTTCTTATCAAGATATTCTACTTTAAAAATCTACCCCATTATAGCAAGCATTGTACTTGTAGTTGTAGGTTTTTTCTtattgaaaaatctacccaattatagcagtGAAATTGTTTTGTATTTGATGGCATAGCTATAACTGGATAGATTTTTCAGCTTACAAAGATGTAATCATTAAACAATGAAGTGAAAGTAAAGtagtatttcttgcatttaacccttaAATAAGATATATGAACTAATCCAGTACCTTATTATGTTCAATAAAAATTTAGAATCTCAACAAAGTCAAATGACTTTAATAGATGCAACCTGCATACTTTGAAAGAGCCTAAAAGTATAAAACTAATCCCAGATGCTAAAAGAAATAATCTTTTTTATGAAATGTAAACCATTTTTGGTTAGTGAACCATCACAAGATCATGGAActccaaaataataataatcaaaaaacaaataaataacaaga encodes:
- the LOC111895788 gene encoding mannosylglycoprotein endo-beta-mannosidase — translated: MGEEQGKKVLEDGWLAARSTDVELTGIQLTTTHPPSSDASPWMPAVIPGTVLATLVKNNFIPDPFYGINNEAIMDIGDSGREYYTFWFFTTFQCKLSSDQHVDLNFGGINYSAEVYLNGHQIILPKGMFRRHSVDVTDILLPEGQNMLAVLVYPPDHPGKIPPQGGQGGDHEIGKDVTTQYVQGWDWMAPIRDRNTGIWDEVSITVTGPVKIVDPHLVSSFFDGYKRVYLHATAELVNKSAMSANCSLKILVSTELDGNTNLVEHLQTQNLSIPAQSNIQYTFPQMFLYKPNLWWPNGMGKQSLYNVEIGVEVDGYGESDSWTNHFGFRKIHSEIDSVTGGRLFKVNGEPIFIRGGNWILSDGLLRLSKKRYETDIKFHADMNFNMLRCWGGGLAERPDFYHYCDIYGLLVWQEFWITGDVDGRGDPVSNPDGPLDHDLFLLCARDTVKLLRNHPSLALWVGGNEQTPPDDINTALTTDLKLHPFYLKSNSNSNSTSTTSKDETTLTLMDPSQYLDGTRVYIKGSLWEGFADSNGGWTDGPYEIQNPEDFFKDEFYNYGFNPEVGNVGMPVADTIRATMPEEGWVIPLFNELESGYVEEVANPIWVYHKYIPYSKPGKVHDQILMYGKPKDLDDFCLKAQLVNYVQYRALLEGWTSRMWSKYTGVLIWKTQNPWTGLRGQFYDHLHDQTAGFYGCRHAAEPIHVQLNLATYFIEVVNTTSEELADVAIEVSVWDLEGTCPYYKVSETLSIPSKKTVSLFEMTYPKSKNPKPVYFLLLKLYDTSNSHIISRNFYWLHLPNTTGDYKLLEPYKKTKIPLKLTSDISISGSTYNVRVKVKNKSKKPDPVTLLDKNKFMETNFDCDFDEVDKNKNKNKKKEKEIGLFKKVYGLLKEDDDGVRVSEVNGSGVGVAFFLNFSVRGSGKGFEKKGDKRILPVHYSDNYFSLVPEEEMTVNISFEVPEGVTPRVSLRGWNYDGGHTVR